TGATATGCTTGTTATTAGTACATGTGGGTAGTTTTAGTATTCTGTATTGCGAGTAGAAAGTTCTCTTTAAGCAATGAAGGAAAATGTATCAAACCCAAGAGTCACCTGATAGATTCTATATGAGACCTCTGCCGCAAAGAGACTGTATATGACGTGAGGTTCTAGTTGAAATCTTCAATGTAGATTTTTGTGCAAGGTATACATACTGTTGTGGAAGGGACATTGGTTCCTTTGATATGGTCTACACGGACTGTATCTAATTATTTTTCAGGGCAATGTTTGTTCTGGATGTGCTAAATGGATTTCATGTTCTCATAGTTTCAATCTGGTTGCAGGAATCACAGTCGCGTATTCTGCCCCTGCAAGGAATGGATGCTTAATGGTAGTTGAGAATAATTACTGTGCTTCAAAAAGAGGTAATACTCTTTCTCTCTGTTAAATGATATTCAATTTGTAATACATGTTTCTTCTTTCATGCTGATAGTATGTCTGTATAGAGAATCTAATCTGCTACAAAAGTACAAATTGCTGATACTTCATTTAGTTACAAATTAGTCGGGGTAGAGAAAGTGATTCAAGGATTCTTACAGCTAATTTGTTTGGCGGAACAACACTTTCTTTGTTTATTGAAGATAGCTCTAAGTAATTCCTTGTATTGCTTTCTTAAGATTTCCCATATCCTTATTAGGCTCCTTGCATAAGCATACAGATTGGAAAATACAGTTGCCATTTCTTGTGACCGTATTAGCCATGTCATCTTATCATGTTATTTCAGATTACATAATGTAGTTCATCTTCTTGGCTTTTACTGTTGTAATGGTGTTACCTCTGCAACCAAGTTTTACTTTTGAGAAAGTAATGTTACTATTGTATTGCATATGGCTGTTTAAAACTTTTGTTTCCCAAGACAATCAATTAACTTTCAAAGTCTCATGTTACAGAGTAAAAAATTGAAAATGAATGGTGTGTCAATTTGTTTTTGTCATTGAATTTCGGCCAAAAAGGCGTGGTGTGGCATGAGAAACTGCAGTAAGTGATGTTTGAACTCTCAATTGTAATCTGCAGGTGGGGTACGATGTCTATCAATTCTGAATGCTGTCTTTGCTATCATATTTGGTCTTCTTGCCTTGTTTCTTGGTACAACTCTTCTCACATTAGGGGGAAGCTACTGCTCTGTGCCTCTATTCTGGTGCTATGAGATTGCCATTTGGGGGCTTGCTATTCTGTATGGAGGGACTGCCTTCTTCCTAAGAAGGAGAGCAGCTGTAATCCTTGACGAAGGGGAATTTGGTAGCCGAAACTTGGGGCTTGAAATGTTAGAGAGTCCAGTGGAAGTGACACCAGACGTGGAAAGGCGGGTTGATGAAGGGTTTAAAACATGGATGGGCTCCTCACTCTTATCATCCGATGAAGAAGATGAACCTGACAATTATTAGGTTCTTCCTCATGCAACTACACCAACTCTAACATGCGAAGTGAGGCCTTTGGCACCGAAGCTTCCTGGAAATTTTTTCCACACTAGCAGAAGAGGTTTAGAGTAGTAAAAGTTCGACTTTGGCTGATCAAATCTGCCAGCTTGAAATTGGTTCAACTGATGATGTAACATGAGTGAATGCAAGAGTGAGGATGATGTCCATTTTGTAATCTGTCCGCACTTTGGCAATCTTGAATAGTCTGTGAATATCAAACCAGTGTCTGAAAATGAAAACCCAGCCGTTTGTTGCAAGTCTCTTGCTCAGGTTTTCGAGATCAAACACTTGTACTCGAAGTTGATGGGGCAAAGTTTTGTTTGTTGAGTTATGGAGATTCTACTATGGATTGAGATGATTTAGCCTGGTAAGCAACCAGAGATATAGATCATATGAGAACTACGGTCACTTTTCTGAGTACTTTTCTATCTTCTTTACTGTTTCCAAACCCAACTGTAACTGAAACACGGCATAATTATCGCACGCAAAACCTGTCATCCGATTCCGATCGTAGTGTACACGACGGTACAATTACACGATCCATGTATGTCTAGTCTTAGCCATCCATATGACGTGTAGAGACACAATCAACTCGAAAGTGAACTGTTTAGCCTTTGGGTCTTCTTTGGGTCTTTATTGGGCTTTCAATAAAGAATCCGAAGCCCAAACTAAATCCAAATCCTGGGAGATCCGGATCGTGACCCGGTGGGCCCAGTTAGAAGTGTAAAACCCTAATATCCTTTTGCGCTTCACTCACTCACCGTCTCTGCTGCGACTGAGACTCCCATCCTCCCTTTTCCAACCTTCTCAGCTCGAATTCCCAAGCTGCGGACCAACCATGGCGGCGTACGACTTCGACGAGCCATCGGCGACTCACCGCCAAGCCTCCTCCGACGCGCCGTCGCAGGAGCCCGGGTACGACCCGAACCACGTCCCTGACTCCGTGAAATCCTTCGTCGTCCATCTCTACCGCCACATCCGCGAGAAGAACGTCTACGAGATCCACCAGATGTACGAGACTTCGTTCCAGGCCATATCGGAGCGGTTCTTCAAGGACACGCCGTGGCCCTCCGTCGACGCCGTCGCGCACTACGTCGACAACGACCACGTGTTCTGCCTCCTCTACCGCGAGATGTGGTTCCGCCACCTCTACGCTCGGCTCCAGCCGACGCTGAAGCAGAGGATCGACTCCTGGGACAATTACTGTAGCCTATTCCAGGTGGTGCTCCACGGCGTCGTGAATATGCAGCTGCCGAATCAGTGGCTGTGGGACATGGTGGACGAGTTTGTGTACCAGTTTCAGAGCTTCTGCCAGTATCGGGCCAAGATGAAGAACAAGACTGAGCAGGAGATTGCTCTTCTCAGGCAGTTCGATCAGGTCAGTCAATTTATTTATTTCTGTGTATATTTTCGGATTGCGAAATGTCGAATTTTGGATAGGTTTGTGTAAGTTTTCGGATTGTGAAATGTTGAATTTCGGATAAGTTTAGGACAGTGAGGTTGGAATTGAGGGATTGGTGTTGTGTTTGCAGGCTTGGAATGTGTATGGAGTGCTTAACTTCTTGCAAGCTCTGGTGGAGAAGTCGGCGATTATTCAGATTCTGGAGCAGGAGAAGGAAGGGCTGGAGCAATTTACTGCGACGGATGGGTATGATTATAACGGTGGGAGTAATGTGTTGAAGGTGTTGGGGTATTTCAGCATGGTGGGGTTGCTGCGAGTGCATTGTCTTTTGGGGGATTATCATACTGGTCTGAAATGCTTGCAACCCATTGACATTACTCAGCAAGGGGTTTATGTGAGTGTGATTGGAAGCCACATTACCACCATATATCACTATGGTTTTGCCAATCTTATGTTGCGGAGGTAAGATGCTTCTCGTCGTTTGTTCATTGTGATCAAACCTGTCCTAGTATCTGTATTTATTTATTAATCAATAATTCAATATTAGGTATGATGCCTTTGATTTCATGTTGTGCAATAATGTAAATAAGATGAGGCTGAAGTGCAAGTGTTGGTGTGAAAACTTGTTTATGAAGCCTTACTGAGTATTTTTGTTTTTCATAGGTATGTGGAGGCAATTCGGGAATTCAATAAGATTCTATTGTACATTTATAAGACCAAGCAATATCATCAGAAATCTCCACAATATGAGCAGATACTGAAAAAGAATGAGCAGATGTATGCCCTGCTGGCAATTAGCCTATCACTATGTCCCCAGGTTAAGCTTGTTGAAGAAACGGTGAACTCTCAGTTGCGTGAGAAGTATGGTGAAAAGATGATCAGAATGCAAAGATATGATGATGAAGCATTTACTATCTATGATGAGCTCTTCTCCTATGCATGTCCTAAGTTCATTACTCCTTCTGCTCCCAGTTTTGAGGAGCCTCTTGTTAATTACAACCAGGTATGTAGTGCCATAGATCGTGGAAATGTTTCAACCGCCAATTTGCAATTCTCCAAAATGCAAAATGGTCTCATGACAATGGGTGCTGTATCATATAGTTGGTAAAAGGGATTAGCACAAGTTACATAAGCCTATTGAATTACATGGAAAACTGAAACATCCTGTCTGCAAATTTTACCATTTAAGGACACAAATACCTGCTTTATTTGAGAACAAAATTGTGTCACTTGAGTATTTCTTACTGATTCAATACCTAATGTTATGAGCTTTATCAGAGAATAGCTCAAGTATTTATAATCAGTTTATGATTCTATTGGAGTATCAGCTCCTGAGATATTTGAAACAATGGTGAAAGTTTATCATTAGATATGAAGGTCTATCTCTGTTTTAAGCATTACATGCCCTCTCTCTCTCAGTTGTTTGTGTAATAAAATTTGTTTCCAAATTTTCCAGGATGCGTATAGACTTCAGTTGAAACTGTTTCTGTATGAAGTGAAGCAGCAACAGTTATTGTCAGGTGTTCGGACTTTCTTGAAAGTCTATTCTTCCATCTCTCTTGGGAACCTTGCCAAGTACATGGAAGTGGATGAATCTAAGTTGAGGTGGTGCTTGATCAGGATTTTCTTGTAGCTGTCTTATCTGAATGTACTGTGCTGTTATAATAATGTGATTTTTTTACTGCTGTACAGGACTATCTTGCTAACATACAAACACAAGACACATTCAGTTGACACTGATGGAAAGACCATTTCCAATGCTGATGTGGATTTCTATATGGATGATGTATGTTAAATTTCTTCTATGTTCTCTCATCTTGTTGATTGAAAATTATGGTTAGGCGTTGGTCTGCATGTCCTTGGGCATATATATAGACAATCCTGTAGATTTCTGGAAACTAGAGGGACCCCTGGGCACTTGGCTCATGTGATATTTTTTTTTTTCGGTAGATGATTATTACTCAACAGCCTCTGAGGATCTGGAACAGTGTTATCAGTAGAGTCCTTTATTTATTGCTGTCTCCGTATTAGAAATCTCCATCAGATGAGATTACCAATTAAGTTGTTCGGCTTATCTCTAGGAATGTATATTGCAATGAGTTGTATATATTGAGTGTATGGGGAAAATGGCTCTAAATCA
The window above is part of the Fragaria vesca subsp. vesca linkage group LG2, FraVesHawaii_1.0, whole genome shotgun sequence genome. Proteins encoded here:
- the LOC101308437 gene encoding eukaryotic translation initiation factor 3 subunit L-like, which codes for MAAYDFDEPSATHRQASSDAPSQEPGYDPNHVPDSVKSFVVHLYRHIREKNVYEIHQMYETSFQAISERFFKDTPWPSVDAVAHYVDNDHVFCLLYREMWFRHLYARLQPTLKQRIDSWDNYCSLFQVVLHGVVNMQLPNQWLWDMVDEFVYQFQSFCQYRAKMKNKTEQEIALLRQFDQAWNVYGVLNFLQALVEKSAIIQILEQEKEGLEQFTATDGYDYNGGSNVLKVLGYFSMVGLLRVHCLLGDYHTGLKCLQPIDITQQGVYVSVIGSHITTIYHYGFANLMLRRYVEAIREFNKILLYIYKTKQYHQKSPQYEQILKKNEQMYALLAISLSLCPQVKLVEETVNSQLREKYGEKMIRMQRYDDEAFTIYDELFSYACPKFITPSAPSFEEPLVNYNQDAYRLQLKLFLYEVKQQQLLSGVRTFLKVYSSISLGNLAKYMEVDESKLRTILLTYKHKTHSVDTDGKTISNADVDFYMDDDWVYVTDSKPPKRYGDYFLRQIVKLEAAINDLDRIKLD